The proteins below come from a single Argentina anserina chromosome 1, drPotAnse1.1, whole genome shotgun sequence genomic window:
- the LOC126798555 gene encoding receptor-like cytosolic serine/threonine-protein kinase RBK1 has protein sequence MAVEELVRETKGKAEIGNAEDAEIQSQDDQKKAELCEQEPSPRGVLEAIGTDSDSSSSCASSFSSERPPLAQQRTLVRDISNGLQWNKGKEMFDVLRKKSARRFSTIPLLGTSYELSRSKLRRRLARIWSTDEDGEDNEEGRPDCEGYLALKPSWRNFDYAELAIATANFKPDNLIGKGGQAEVYKGILNNGEVIAVKRLMKKEKETEKEDRIGDFLAELGVIAHISHPNAAKLLGFGIDGGLHLVLQFSPHGSLASLLFGSEKIMEWNIRFKVAVGVAEGLRYLHHDCHRRIIHRDIKASNILLSEDFEAQISDFGLAKWLPEKWTHHVVFPIEGTFGYLSPEYFMHGIVDEKTDVFAYGVLLLEIITGRRAVDNSKQSLVIWAKPLLDSGNMKELADPRLEDNYDPVEMKRIMTVASMCIRHQSTRRPYMTRVVKILEGEDPNGEQLKTKSTQVRSVVLDACDVEDYTCSNYLSDLNRHRALVMDQ, from the exons ATGGCAGTGGAAG AGTTGGTGAGGGAAACGAAAGGAAAAGCAGAGATAGGAAACGCAGAAGATGCAGAGATACAATCCCAAGATGACCAGAAGAAAGCAGAGTTGTGCGAGCAGGAGCCTTCACCTAGGGGTGTATTGGAAGCCATTGGTACGGACTCGGACAGTAGCAGCAGCTGTGCGTCGTCGTTTTCTTCAGAGAGGCCACCGCTAGCCCAGCAGCGCACGCTGGTGCGTGACATCAGCAATGGATTGCAATGGAACAAAGGGAAGGAGATGTTTGATGTCTTGAGGAAGAAGTCAGCGAGGAGATTCTCTACAATTCCATTGCTGGGAACTAGCTATGAATTGTCGAGGAGCAAGTTGAGGAGGAGATTGGCAAGGATTTGGAGCACCGACGAGGATGGGGAGGATAATGAGGAAGGGAGACCCGATTGCGAAGGATATCTGGCTTTGAAACCCTCGTGGAGGAACTTTGATTATGCAGAGCTTGCTATTGCTACCGCCAATTTCAAGCCTG ATAACTTAATAGGGAAAGGTGGGCAAGCAGAAGTTTACAAGGGAATCTTAAACAATGGCGAAGTTATAGCAGTAAAGAGGCtaatgaagaaagaaaaagagacaGAAAAGGAGGACAGAATTGGTGATTTCTTAGCAGAGCTTGGGGTAATTGCGCATATCAGCCACCCGAATGCTGCTAAATTGCTCGGATTTGGCATCGACGGGGGTTTGCACCTAGTTCTTCAGTTTTCACCACATGGCAGCTTAGCTTCCCTACTATTTG GTTCAGAGAAAATTATGGAATGGAATATAAGGTTTAAGGTAGCAGTTGGCGTAGCAGAAGGGTTACGATATCTCCATCATGATTGTCACAGGCGCATCATCCATAGAGACATCAAGGCATCCAATATATTACTGTCCGAAGATTTTGAGGCTCAG ATATCTGACTTCGGACTAGCAAAGTGGCTCCCGGAGAAATGGACTCATCATGTTGTATTCCCCATTGAAGGCACATTCGG ATACTTGTCTCCAGAGTACTTTATGCATGGAATCGTCGACGAGAAAACTGATGTGTTTGCATATGGAGTTCTATTACTAGAGATCATAACAGGACGTCGTGCAGTtgacaatagtaaacaaagcCTTGTGATATGG GCAAAACCACTTCTGGATTCGGGCAATATGAAGGAACTAGCAGATCCTCGATTAGAAGATAACTATGATCCGGTAGAGATGAAAAGAATCATGACTGTAGCTTCAATGTGCATTCGTCATCAATCCACTAGACGTCCATACATGACTCGG GTAGTGAAAATACTGGAGGGTGAGGATCCAAATGGAGAACAGTTGAAAACGAAGTCTACACAAGTGAGATCAGTCGTCTTGGATGCTTGTGACGTTGAAGATTATACCTGTTCTAACTATCTCAGCGACCTAAATCGCCATCGGGCACTAGTAATGGATCAGTAG
- the LOC126788163 gene encoding uncharacterized protein LOC126788163 isoform X2 — MALLGDDGRGYELACKLESCNVWRTWLGDSAYSTFVHFLTSPSSWESFMRSDPSKSRAQILLQLRARALLFDKAAASLFLRPDSTSSSVSNLSPNYLQLHDDDVYSTLESSEGVQAQQQRDASKIQSKARFGFGLRYGDSEIENKAARFKIEELPETWYDQVDERHRVSKMHRLSSAERESEKRTPEEMSAYLKLAAKHKKRCLAFKEDYHVGYGNPQLENASQNSHSLIDGSSSVDHDAPFFPEMMFTFNCVPESALPHMNREQDDPKIEFYGVLDMLPQVMTRSPVMLERLGIRPEYLSMDQGGSLHRGNNEAAGDKSCLTHEQAVQLSQKVIARILTNVGFEGSSEVPIEVFSQLLSCHIRKLGSSLKVLTDSYRKQFSAIELLKMFLQTVGYSNFGLLADQIKDGSRSFHQQNQQQIHGMQPQHQNPIRLPQQILRQMHPMQQMQQIQQIQQLAQSKNLSFQQQQQLERMRRRQQSTPRAGMDMVQDRPMVQVKIEAPSESSMDSNAFNSFNNRHPQMQFRQQQIPAMSNPTMQNVPAQSGNQFRQTSASELAQIQSQTLMCAGTPVFLGLDQ, encoded by the exons ATGGCTTTGCTCGGAGACGACGGCCGCGGCTACGAGCTGGCCTGCAAGCTCGAGTCCTGCAACGTATGGCGAACCTGGCTCGGCGACTCTGCCTACTCCACCTTCGTCCACTTCCTCACCTCCCCTTCCTCCTGGGAGTCCTTCATGCGTTCCGACCCCTCCAAATCTAGGGCTCAGATCCTCCTCCAACTCCGCGCCCGCGCTCTCCTCTTCGACAAGGCCGccgcctccctcttcctcCGCCCCGACTCCACTTCCTCTTCCGTCTCCAACCTCAGTCCCAACT ATTTGCAGTTGCATGATGATGACGTGTACTCCACTCTCGAGAGTTCTGAAGGAGTTCAGGCTCAACAACAGCGTGACGCCTCCAAG ATTCAATCAAAAGCAAGGTTTGGTTTTGGATTGAGATATGGAGATtctgaaattgaaaataagGCAGCGAGATTTAAAATTGAAGAGCTGCCTGAGACCTGGTATGATCAGGTTGATGAAAGACATCGAGTTAGCAAAATGCATAGGTTGTCATCTGCAGAACGAGAATCAGAGAAACGTACTCCAGAGGAGATGTCTGCTTATCTTAAGCTTGCCGCGAAGCATAAGAAGAGGTGTTTAGCATTTAAAGAAGACTATCATGTGGGATATGGAAACCCTCAACTAGAAAATGCATCACAGAATTCACATTCTCTTATAGACGGTAGTAGTTCAGTTGATCATGATGCACCGTTTTTCCCAGAAATGATGTTTACGTTCAATTGTGTTCCTGAGAGTGCACTTCCACATATGAATAGAGAGCAAGACGACCCAAAGATTGAATTTTATGGAGTTCTTGACATGTTGCCACAGGTAATGACTAGGAGTCCTGTTATGCTTGAGAGGCTTGGTATAAGACCTGAATACCTTAGCATGGATCAAGGAGGAAGCTTACATCGTGGTAACAATGAGGCTGCAGGGGACAAAAGTTGTCTCACTCATGAGCAAGCGGTGCAGTTATCTCAAAAGGTTATAGCCCGGATACTGACAAATGTAGGATTTGAAGGTTCCTCCGAAGTTCCAATTGAAGTTTTCTCTCAGTTGCTAAGTTGTCATATCCGTAAATTGGGTAGCAGCTTGAAAGTTCTTACTGATAGTTACAGAAAGCAGTTTTCAGCAATTGAACTATTGAAGATGTTCCTTCAAACAGTGGGATATAG TAATTTTGGCCTCTTAGCTGATCAAATAAAGGATGGCTCCCGGAGTTTTCATCAACAAAATCAGCAGCAAATTCATGGAATGCAGCCACAGCACCAGAACCCTATTAGGCTACCCCAACAA ATATTGAGACAGATGCATCCAATGCAGCAAATGCAGCAGATTCAGCAAATACAGCAATTGGCACAATCCAAAAATTTGTCGTTTCAGCAACAGCAACAGTTAGAAAGAATGCGAAGACGTCAACAATCCACGCCTCGTGCAGGCATGGACATGGTACAAGACAGACCAATGGTCCAGGTCAAGATTGAAGCTCCATCAGAGTCATCCATGGATAGTAATGCCTTCAACAGTTTCAATAACAGACATCCACAAATGCAGTTCAGGCAGCAGCAAATTCCTGCAATGTCGAATCCTACAATGCAAAATGTCCCTGCTCAGTCAGGGAATCAGTTTAGACAGACGTCTGCTTCAGAACTTGCACAAATTCAATCACA AACTCTCATGTGTGCAGGAACGCCAGTGTTCTTAGGGCTCGACCAGTGA
- the LOC126788163 gene encoding uncharacterized protein LOC126788163 isoform X1, whose translation MALLGDDGRGYELACKLESCNVWRTWLGDSAYSTFVHFLTSPSSWESFMRSDPSKSRAQILLQLRARALLFDKAAASLFLRPDSTSSSVSNLSPNYLQLHDDDVYSTLESSEGVQAQQQRDASKIQSKARFGFGLRYGDSEIENKAARFKIEELPETWYDQVDERHRVSKMHRLSSAERESEKRTPEEMSAYLKLAAKHKKRCLAFKEDYHVGYGNPQLENASQNSHSLIDGSSSVDHDAPFFPEMMFTFNCVPESALPHMNREQDDPKIEFYGVLDMLPQVMTRSPVMLERLGIRPEYLSMDQGGSLHRGNNEAAGDKSCLTHEQAVQLSQKVIARILTNVGFEGSSEVPIEVFSQLLSCHIRKLGSSLKVLTDSYRKQFSAIELLKMFLQTVGYSNFGLLADQIKDGSRSFHQQNQQQIHGMQPQHQNPIRLPQQILRQMHPMQQMQQIQQIQQLAQSKNLSFQQQQQLERMRRRQQSTPRAGMDMVQDRPMVQVKIEAPSESSMDSNAFNSFNNRHPQMQFRQQQIPAMSNPTMQNVPAQSGNQFRQTSASELAQIQSQNASVLRARPVKVEGFQELMGGDASSRHDSDENRLTSPK comes from the exons ATGGCTTTGCTCGGAGACGACGGCCGCGGCTACGAGCTGGCCTGCAAGCTCGAGTCCTGCAACGTATGGCGAACCTGGCTCGGCGACTCTGCCTACTCCACCTTCGTCCACTTCCTCACCTCCCCTTCCTCCTGGGAGTCCTTCATGCGTTCCGACCCCTCCAAATCTAGGGCTCAGATCCTCCTCCAACTCCGCGCCCGCGCTCTCCTCTTCGACAAGGCCGccgcctccctcttcctcCGCCCCGACTCCACTTCCTCTTCCGTCTCCAACCTCAGTCCCAACT ATTTGCAGTTGCATGATGATGACGTGTACTCCACTCTCGAGAGTTCTGAAGGAGTTCAGGCTCAACAACAGCGTGACGCCTCCAAG ATTCAATCAAAAGCAAGGTTTGGTTTTGGATTGAGATATGGAGATtctgaaattgaaaataagGCAGCGAGATTTAAAATTGAAGAGCTGCCTGAGACCTGGTATGATCAGGTTGATGAAAGACATCGAGTTAGCAAAATGCATAGGTTGTCATCTGCAGAACGAGAATCAGAGAAACGTACTCCAGAGGAGATGTCTGCTTATCTTAAGCTTGCCGCGAAGCATAAGAAGAGGTGTTTAGCATTTAAAGAAGACTATCATGTGGGATATGGAAACCCTCAACTAGAAAATGCATCACAGAATTCACATTCTCTTATAGACGGTAGTAGTTCAGTTGATCATGATGCACCGTTTTTCCCAGAAATGATGTTTACGTTCAATTGTGTTCCTGAGAGTGCACTTCCACATATGAATAGAGAGCAAGACGACCCAAAGATTGAATTTTATGGAGTTCTTGACATGTTGCCACAGGTAATGACTAGGAGTCCTGTTATGCTTGAGAGGCTTGGTATAAGACCTGAATACCTTAGCATGGATCAAGGAGGAAGCTTACATCGTGGTAACAATGAGGCTGCAGGGGACAAAAGTTGTCTCACTCATGAGCAAGCGGTGCAGTTATCTCAAAAGGTTATAGCCCGGATACTGACAAATGTAGGATTTGAAGGTTCCTCCGAAGTTCCAATTGAAGTTTTCTCTCAGTTGCTAAGTTGTCATATCCGTAAATTGGGTAGCAGCTTGAAAGTTCTTACTGATAGTTACAGAAAGCAGTTTTCAGCAATTGAACTATTGAAGATGTTCCTTCAAACAGTGGGATATAG TAATTTTGGCCTCTTAGCTGATCAAATAAAGGATGGCTCCCGGAGTTTTCATCAACAAAATCAGCAGCAAATTCATGGAATGCAGCCACAGCACCAGAACCCTATTAGGCTACCCCAACAA ATATTGAGACAGATGCATCCAATGCAGCAAATGCAGCAGATTCAGCAAATACAGCAATTGGCACAATCCAAAAATTTGTCGTTTCAGCAACAGCAACAGTTAGAAAGAATGCGAAGACGTCAACAATCCACGCCTCGTGCAGGCATGGACATGGTACAAGACAGACCAATGGTCCAGGTCAAGATTGAAGCTCCATCAGAGTCATCCATGGATAGTAATGCCTTCAACAGTTTCAATAACAGACATCCACAAATGCAGTTCAGGCAGCAGCAAATTCCTGCAATGTCGAATCCTACAATGCAAAATGTCCCTGCTCAGTCAGGGAATCAGTTTAGACAGACGTCTGCTTCAGAACTTGCACAAATTCAATCACA GAACGCCAGTGTTCTTAGGGCTCGACCAGTGAAAGTTGAAGGTTTCCAGGAATTAATGGGTGGAGATGCTTCTTCGAGACATGATTCAGATGAAAATAGGCTGACCTCCCCAAAATAG
- the LOC126791347 gene encoding UDP-glycosyltransferase 91A1-like, translated as MESFIVHPTMPNNGNDTKLHIAMFPWLAFGHMLPYLELAKLIAGKGHKISFISTPRNIDRLPPLPPKLSGLITFVKIPLPRTPNLPEGAEATADLPEDQVCFLKNAFDSLREPITQFLKSSKPDWLLFDFAPYWVPDIARTFGIRTAFFTIVMALVVTFLGPTLPEVPADDRKLPEDFRVPPKWVPFPTTVALQLFEVLRLYKQLTGDETNVSAVYRFMEALRGCDLVAVRSCAEFEPEWLNLLEVIHGKPVLPVGVLSSMPKADEDEMWRSIKDWLDRQGKNTVVYVAFGSEALLSQEEATEIALGLEKSGLPFFWVLRTKHSEDTVKLPEGFEERNEGRGVVCRIWVPQLKILAHDSFGVFLSHAGWSSVVEALTYGRPLVLMPLSNDQGLNARYYAEKKVGYECPRDEQDGSFTSEVVAQSLRMVIEKEEGRVYREKAKELKTLFGDRKKQNVYVDKLLEYLTTHKGCRST; from the coding sequence ATGGAGTCCTTCATTGTCCATCCGACCATGCCCAACAATGGCAATGACACTAAGCTTCATATAGCCATGTTTCCATGGCTGGCCTTTGGCCACATGCTCCCATATCTCGAACTGGCCAAGCTGATAGCCGGAAAAGGCCACAAAATCTCATTTATCTCCACCCCAAGAAACATCGATCGTCTTCCACCTCTCCCTCCAAAACTCTCTGGCCTAATCACCTTCGTGAAAATTCCCTTGCCAAGGACTCCAAACCTTCCAGAAGGTGCGGAGGCCACTGCAGACTTGCCTGAGGATCAGGTATGCTTTCTCAAGAATGCTTTCGATTCTCTCCGAGAACCAATCACCCAATTCCTGAAATCTTCCAAACCCGATTGGCTTCTCTTTGATTTCGCCCCTTACTGGGTGCCGGACATAGCTAGAACCTTCGGGATCCGGACAGCCTTCTTCACCATAGTGATGGCTCTTGTTGTGACCTTTCTAGGGCCCACCTTGCCGGAGGTACCTGCTGATGACCGTAAATTACCAGAGGATTTCAGAGTCCCGCCAAAATGGGTGCCATTCCCTACTACCGTCGCATTGCAATTGTTCGAAGTGCTCCGGCTCTATAAACAATTAACTGGAGACGAAACAAACGTTTCAGCAGTGTATAGGTTCATGGAGGCATTGCGAGGGTGCGATTTGGTCGCTGTAAGAAGCTGCGCAGAGTTCGAACCGGAATGGTTGAACCTTCTAGAAGTTATCCACGGAAAACCTGTTCTACCGGTTGGCGTACTCTCTTCTATGCCGAAAGCCGACGAGGACGAAATGTGGCGATCAATAAAGGACTGGCTGGACCGGCAGGGCAAAAACACGGTGGTGTACGTTGCCTTCGGATCAGAAGCACTGTTGAGTCAAGAAGAAGCAACTGAAATAGCCCTAGGTTTGGAGAAGTCAGGTTTGCCCTTCTTCTGGGTGCTGAGAACCAAACACAGCGAGGATACGGTAAAGTTGCCGGAGGGCTTCGAGGAGAGAAATGAAGGCCGGGGAGTGGTGTGCCGAATTTGGGTCCCGCAGCTGAAGATTCTGGCTCACGACTCGTTCGGTGTGTTTCTGAGTCACGCTGGTTGGAGCTCGGTGGTGGAGGCGTTGACTTATGGAAGACCACTGGTGTTGATGCCTTTGTCGAATGACCAGGGACTTAATGCGAGGTACTACGCGGAGAAGAAGGTGGGTTATGAATGCCCGAGGGACGAGCAAGACGGGTCGTTTACGAGTGAGGTGGTGGCGCAGTCGCTGAGGATGGTGATAGAGAAGGAGGAGGGGAGGGTTTACAGGGAGAAGGCCAAGGAGTTGAAGACGCTGTTTGGAGACAGGAAGAAGCAAAATGTGTACGTCGACAAGTTATTGGAGTACCTCACGACCCACAAAGGATGTCGTTCAACATGA